The genomic stretch ATAATGTTCAACCCTATGCCTCGGCAGGTTTACTCCTCCTTTTTTTTCCTGCCGAGGCATGTTTAGCAGAGCTGGTTTTTTGAGCAAGATAATGTTCAACCCTATGCCTCGGCAGGTTTACTCCTCCTTTTTTTTCCTGCCGAGGCATGTTTAGCAGAGCTGGTTTTTTGAGCAAGATAATGTTCAACCCTATGCCTCGGCAGGTTTACTCCTCCTTTTTTTTCCTGCCGAGGCATGTTTAGCAGAGCTGGTTTTTTGAGCAAGATAATGTTCAACCCTATGCCTCGGCAGGTTTACTCCTCCTTTTTTTTCCTGCCGAGGCATGTTTAGCAGAACTGCTTTTTTGAGTAACATAAGGTTCAACCTATGCCTCGGTAGGTTTGCTCCTCCTTTTTTTCCTACCGGGGTGTTTTTATAGTTGGACAGGACACCCCGTTTCGGGGTGTTTCTTTTTTTGTTCTCCCTCGTCACAATCACATCATATTCTCCGGATCCACATCGATACCCATCCTCACGCCAGCTCGGCAAACGTGTTTTTTTTCTGTAAGAATCAGATCGCAGAGCCGATGCAGCCTTTCCGGTTCACGGCTTTTGAGCAGTAATTGCCAACGAAAACGTCTTTTTATCATAGATAATGGTGCCGGAACCGGCCCCATAATGTCTACGGCGATTTCTTTGAGACTGCGGAGGAAGTCAGCTGTTTGTCGAGCAGTTATTGCCACATCTTCTTCTTTCTCGCCGCTGAATCTTATATTTATCAGTCTGCCGAAAGGTGGGTAGGAAAGAGCGTCCCGAAATGCTACTTCCTGCTTATACAACTCCTTGTATGCATGGGAGCGGGCAAATTCGATGACATAATGTTGCGGCTGATGGGTTTGAACAATAACCCTGCCCGAATGCTCGCCCCGTCCTGCCCGTCCGGTCACCTGAGCAAGAAGCTGATAGGAACGCTCTGCCGCCTTGTAATCGGGAATCCCGAGGCCGCTGTCCGCCCATATAATACCCACCAAGGTCATTGCAGGAAAATGAAGGCCTTTGGCAACCATCTGGGTGCCGATTAGAATATCCACTTCATGGTTGCGCACCTGGTCTAAAATGCGCAGGTATGCTTTGCGATCTCTTGTCGTGTCGCTATCTAGGCGGGTAACACCGGCAGCAGGAAAGAGTCGGCGCACCTCCTGCTCAATCCGTTCCGATCCCACCCCAAGGCCGACAACCGAGCCGGAGCCGCAATCTGGACAGACAATATTCGGGGTTGTTGAATAGCCGCAGTAATGACAGAGCAAGCGATTATCACCCTGATGATGGGTCAGAGATACCTTGCAGTGGCGACACTGGATAATGTGCCCGCAGTCTTGGCAGAGCATGAAAGCTGCATAACCTCGGCGATTGACAAAGAGCAAACTCTGTTGCCGGTTCTCTAGGTTTTTCTGTAAGGCATTGAACAGCTGATGAGAAAAAAAGGCGTTTTTTCGATCCTGCTGTTTTTCTCGAAGATCGACAACAATGACCTCGGGCATGATTTGATCATGTATCCGCCTGGTCATGGTGAGAAGGCGATACTTCTCCTGTTCAGCATGATAAAAACTGTTTACAGAGGGGGTTGCCGAGGCAAGGAGAACCGGGCAGTCGGCAAACTTTGCTCGTAAAACCGCCATGTCCCGTCCGTTATAGCGAAGCCCGTCGTCCTGCTTATAAGCGGGTTCATGTTCTTCATCAACAATGATCAAGCCGGGCTTGGCAAGCGGGGCAAAGACCGCAGAACGGGCACCGATAACAATACGGACTTTTTCTTGAAGGACGCGCTGCCATTGGTCGAATCGTTCGCCGCTTGAGATACCGCTGTGCAGGATGGCCAGGGTGTCACCGAAGCGAGAATAGAAATGCCCTTCTAGTTGGGAGGACAGGGCTATCTCCGGCACCAAGATCAGGACGGTTTTTTCGCAGGCCAGGCAATGTTCCGTAGCCCGCAGGTAGACCTCGGTTTTTCCGCACCCGGTCACGCCGTGTAGGAGAAAGGGTTGGAAACCGCCGGTATCAAGTGCGACCTTTATTTGGCCGATGACCTGGTCCTGTTCTGTGGTCAGGGTGTCCGGTTTTGGAAAAAAAGGCGGAACCTTACCAAAGGGATCTCGATACACCCGCTGTTCTTCAAGGGTCACTAAGCCTGTTTCTGCAAGGCTGTGCAGGGCCTTGCCCGCTCCAGAATACTGTCGGGTCAGCTCGGCACGAGGCAGAAGAGGATGTCCCTTGCAAAGACGGAAAAACAGGTCTAAGGTTTTGTGCTCAGATTTTTTCAGTCCCTCCTGGGTGACAGCCGGGGTAACAGCAGTTTCCTCCTGATTCTCATTTTTTTCTGTCTGGTAACGGTCAAGGCTTTCCTGAAGCGCAGTATGTAGTCTAACAACAGTTTCGGTTTTTTCCTTGACCTTAGAGCCGACGATTACCTCGTTGATATCTATCCACCCTTCAGTCTCCCATGTCCGCAACAGGCCCTGCGTGGTTGATTTTCCCCGAATGGTTTTTACTGTTCCTGGTAGCAGCTTCCCCTTATCTAACAACCGGTCCATCCAGGCAGCCCGATTTTTTAAGGTATGCAGAGCTGCTGGCAGTTGCTGGAGACCAGCTTCGGTCAGAGTAATTTCATGGCCGGAACCGGCTCGGAGACCCGATGGTAGGGCGGTTTGAATGACCTCGCCCAATGGATAATGATAATAGTCTGCAATCCAGCGAAAGAAAGGTATAAGTTGCTCTGGAAAAAGGGGGGTAAGGTCAAGTCGTTCAATGATGGGCTTGATCTGATAAGGGAGATCAGGGGGAGAGCTTGAAGAGGACAGGATATAACCGGTTATAGAGCGATTTCGTAGGGGAATTAGCACCCGAATGCCCAAGGGTAAAGGGTCGGGGAGGTCGATGGGTTGAGCGTAGGTCAGGGTGCCGAAAAGAGGGGCCGCGACAGCAACTTCATAGACGATCATAGTGGCTGTCGCGTGACTATCTGAAATTATTGAGGACAGTTTTTGCGATCGCAGACAGATTGAAGATGATTCCGAAGCGGTTCGCCAAGGGTGGGGTGATCCATGGCGATATCGATAATCGCCTTGAGATAGCCCAGTTTGTCCCCGGCATCATACCGTTTTCCTTCAAACTCATAGGCATACATGCCGCGCTGGTCAGCAAGGGACTGAAGGGCGTCAGTCAGCTGGATCTCGCCGCCATGTCCCGGAGTTGTTTTGCCGAGGGCTTCAAATATTTCCGGCATCAAGAGATAACGTCCGATGATGGCCATGTCTGAATCGGAGGTACCCGGAGCTGGTTTTTCCACCATCTGTTCCACTTTGAAGGTGCGCTCTAGATCAGTTTTCTCCCCTTCAACAATACCGTATTGACAGGTCTGCTCCATGGGGACACGCTGGATCGCAACGATAGATTCATTGACCTTCTCATAGAGATCAATCATTTGTCGGCAACATGGGGTTTGACTGCGAACAAGGTCATCTCCCAGTAGCACCAGAAACGGTTCATCCCCCACCACATTGCGAGCCATCCAGATGGCATGCCCCAAACCGAGCGGTTCTTTCTGGCGCACTGAAACAATATCAATGAGAGAGGAGGTTAAAGACAGCTCTTCCCGTAACGCATGCTTGTTTTTGTCTTTCAGGATGGTATCAAGCTCATAGTTATAGTCAAAATGATTTTCAATCGCCGATTTTCCTGCCGAGGTGATGAGGATGACCTCTTCTATTCCAGAAGCCACCACCTCTTCGACAATGTACTGGATCGTCGGACGATCAACTATGGTGAGCATCTCTTTAGGGATGGCCTTGGTTGCTGGCAGAAATCTGGTGCCGAGCCCGGCAACAGGAATAACGGCTTTACGAATTTTCTTCATGTTTCTCCTATGAGTTGACAGGGGAGCGAGCCCTTCCTTCCTACTGAATAACGGGAAGGAGTGGTGCATTTTTTCGTTCATGACGCATTATCTGTGCAGAACAACACAACCCGCGATTATACCTGACCGTCTTACTTGCCGATGATCCGCCGTGAGGTTGAGAGCGTACAATAAATTTAACAATTAACTGTAATATTCTTGTGAAGTTTTTTCAAGGCGAAAGAGGGATGAGAAGAATACCTGTTCTTCAAAAAGAAGGTGATGTATTCATTTATTAAAATAAAAGATTGAAATCGAGCTGAATGCCGGGGTGTTTTCCTGGTGAAGTTCTCGCTCTGTTCTTCATCTCCTGATAAAACAAGAAGGAATATTTGTTGAAAAGTTGTAAGTACAGTTTTTTACTCAGCCGTTCCTGGGGAAAGCGTACAATTGAGAGATGATTTGAGAGATGATTTTTTTTCATATGCTGGTATGATGACGGAGGAATACTGCGAATATTTTTGGGGGTGTCCCTGTTGTTTGTTGTAGAGTGGAGAAAGTTCGAAAAAACAATTCAGTTCGATGCTTCCCCCTCCCTGAGGGTGGATGGTTTATTGTTCTTTATATACAAGAAAAACGAGGAAAAACCATGAAAGAAACATTATCTGTAGGCATGATCGGTGGTGGCCAAATGGGAGAAGCCCTGATTCGCGGTATGATAGAATCTGGGTTGACAAAGGCGGAAAATATTACCGTTGCCGAGCCCATGGTCCGGCGGCGTGAGTACCTGGGAAGTACCTATCAGGTCAAGGCCGTGGAAACAGCAGCCGAGGTTGCTGAGAAAAGTCGTGTCATTATTTTGGCGGTAAAACCGCAAATCATGGAACCGGTTCTCCGCCAGTGCTGCGCCCATCTCACGGACGACCACTTGCTTATTTCCATAGCTGCCGGTATCCCTCTTTCTTTTATCGAGCAGGTGGCTGGTGACAAAAGGCGTATTGTCAGGGTAATGCCGAATACTCCGGCCTTAGTGTTGGCTGGTGCTTCTGCTATGAGCGGCAATGAGAATATTCGGCAGGAGGATATGGAGATTGCCCAGCAGATTTTTGCCTCTGTGGGCACCTGTATCGAAGTGCCGGAGAACCTTCTTGACGCAGTCACCGGGCTGAGCGGCTCCGGGCCGGGCTATGTGTTTACTTTTCTTGAGGCTCTGATTGACGGCGGAGTGCTGGCCGGACTTCCGCGTCCAATAGCTGAGCAGTTGGCAACCCAGACCCTGTACGGCTCTGCCAAGCTGGCCATGGAAACCCGGGAGCCCGCAGCGGTCCTCAAGGGTAAGGTTACCTCGCCTGGTGGAACAACCATTACCGGGATTCAGGTTCTGGAAGAAGGCTGCATGCGAGGTACTGTTATGACCGCTGTGGAAGCGGCAACAGAGCGTTCCAGAGCCTTGGGACAATAATTTCTGTGTGCGACGGATAAACATAATATGCATATTCGCTATGCCGGGATTATCACCCGCAAGGATTCGCCTGAAGTCCTCCAGGTGGGCCGGGAGCTGGTTGGCTGGTACCAAAAGCACTCGATAAAAGCAGAACTGGATCGGATTGATCCGGAAATGGACATGCTGACCATCCTGGGCGGCGATGGTACCCTGTTGCATGTGGCGGATCAGGCTGCGCGGCATGGTATCCCGGTGGTCGGCATCAACCTCGGTAATCTTGGTTTTTTGACCGAGGTAGCTGCTGAGGAGATGTATCAGGCCCTTGAAGAGATCCTCAACAGCGGAGTCACCATTGAGGAGCGGATGATGCTCCGGGCCGAGCTGCTGGATGAAAACGGCGAGTCTGCCGGGCCGCCTATGTTTGCCCTCAATGAGGTGGTGATTGTCAAGAGCAGCACCGAGCCGATGATGCGGCTCGGCTGTTGGGCGGATCGGGAATACATCACCACCTATAAGGCGGACGGCCTGATTATTTCCACCCCCACAGGCTCTACCGCCTATAATCTCTCCGCAGGCGGCCCCATCGCCCATCCTGAACTCCGCACTATCCTTGTAACCCCGATTTGTCCTTTTATGCTGGAATCCCGGCCTGTTCTTCTTTCTCCTCGAACTCGGGTGACAGCTCAGCTGGCCCCGCCCTCAACCAATGTCAAAATCATGGTGGACGGTCGCCTGGGTTGGACCATGCGGGCCAATGATTTTCTTTCTATTGAAGCAGCAGCCAAACCGCTGCTCCTGATTAGTTCCCCCCATAAGGGGTATTTCGATATCCTCCGTAATAAGTTGAACTGGGGCGGGCGTGATCCTGGCTATCCCTTGCCCGAGGTTATGCAGCAGGTACTCTAGGGGCGAACCTCTATGTTCCGCCCTGTTGTTCCGGGCAGACACGCTGTTCTGCTCTCGCAGCCCAGCCGCTTTCCTCAAAGAAACAATAAGAGACGATGAAAACACAAAAAAGAACATTTAGCGCAATACAAGCCCTGTTGATGTTGTGCCTGCTATTGTCAGCAGCAACCGCCTCAGCGGAGCGCAGTAAGGTCGCCTTTCAGCATGTGCGCGATAAAACCCTGAAGACCGACTGCGTGGAGATCAAGGGTAAGCACGATGTCGTGCCGCATTACACCTGTTATGATGATGAAGGCCTTGCCCAGCCCATCACGCCCGATACGGAGTGGCGGCTGGTGGAAGCGGAAAAAGTCTGCTTTATCCACAGGGTCCGCGACACCATCCGGGTTTGTATGGAAATTACTCCGCTGATGGAAAACGGGTCGTCCTGCTAGTATCCTCTCCAAAAACCAGGGTAACAGGAATATTTTCAGGCGGGGTCGGAAGCAGTATGCTGAGATTGAGATGAAATGATGGATGCCAAGGAGGGCATTTCGTACTTTTTGCTGATACGGTCATGGATGTATTCAAACACATTGACCGACATTTTTTTTGCAGTTTCGACCACAGTCATCATGGTGTCTTTTGCTTGAGTCCCTTTTTCGTTTTTCGTCTGGAAACTGACATCCCGTTTTCGTGCCTGAACTCTGGCACCAAGTTCCGCAGAATTATTATGCAAAGGAATGTGCGGATATTGCAGGACAAGCAGAAGATTATCCTTCTTGGCCCATGTTTTCCGTAAACGGTCATCTAGCTGATCATAGCCTGTTGTTTGCAGGAATAAGGTGTCGAACTGCTCGGAAAGACGTTCAGCTTCAGCCTTGGAGGGAGCCTCTTTATAGCTCCGCAGGCAATGGTAATAATCCCAAAAGTCACTGAGCACTTTTGCCAGTTTCTCGCGATTATTTTCCATGAACGGCTGCAGTTTCTTGTAATGCCTGCCTTCGTGGACCCAGCATAGACCAAGATGTTCGGTGATCCCCTTAAACTGAGGGGCATCATCACAGATAAGGATCGGAAACGGGCGGCCCTGATGACGAAACGCTGTCACAGCACAGGCTTCCAAAATGCGTTGACGATTCGTTTTCTGTTTGCCAGGGTCAGGAAACAGCCTACTCAACAAAGCATCCATTTCAGAACGCTCCATTATGCGTTCACTTAAAAATGGTGTCAGACGTTGCCGCTGTTTTTCAGACAGGTTAAAGTCACTTAACAGTTCAATGGTTTGCGAGTTTAGCTGGAAGGTCAATTCGCCTTCACTGAATATTTCCAGCAGAGTCAGGCGATTCTTCTTCGCTCTGGTAAAATATGCTGTATAATAGGGGCTGCAGAGTACATGGTTGTAGAAATTGGCGCCATTGACACGAGCACTGGTATCATCAGCATTCTGATAATTCGTTGCTTGAAGACCAGCCGAGACAATTTCAGATTTTTCGTCGTGAAAACAGGTAACATCGTCTGTTATTATGCGAGAAATTGTTGCTGGTGAGATTTCAACACCGACTGTCTGCAACAAGCTATGGATTTTAGGCTGACTCATGTTGGAGTCATTATATAAGCAGAGGACCAATGTCCTGATGCCGGGGCCGAAACCACCTTGATATTCAATGGGTAATGCGCCGATGATTCGTCGGTTTTCTGATGCTGAATAATAGACTTCCCGCTTAAAGGCGGTGTTTTTCACCTCTATAATAATATCCTGAACAACAACGGTATCGTGTCCTTTTGGTACAGCATCAGCGGGTAATTTTTCCTTATCCACTGGGCAGCTTTTTTTCTCATGGATAACAAGATTGCGTTTTTTCCGTTTGGGTTGCTTTGTTGTTTTTTTCTTTTTACGGTCCGACTCCGATGAAATATCACCAGATTGTGTTTTGGGTCGAATTATCGGACACCCCTGCTCTCCTTTGAGACGGTTGTTCTCGTCTTTGAGCAATTTGACAGTTTCCTTGAGTTCTTGGTTCTCCTGGGCTAACTGCTCAACGATGTTTATCAACAGCATGATTTTATCCTGCACCCCATTGTCGGGCAGTGAGTCAAAATCAATATGAAGCTGTTGTAAGGTTTTCAGACTATCTGCATTCATGAGGCATATATTCTTATAAATTGAGCCATATTGCAAGCTTTGAAAAATTTTATTTAGCTACCCTGGATTTTGGAGAGGATACGTCCTGCTATACCTGCAAGATTGGTGATGAAGCGCCCAAGTCCTTTGACCCAACTGCGAAATGGGAGAAGCTTTCCGCTGATGACAAGCGTTGCGCCCCGCGCCTGCAATCCTTTGAAGTGTCCAGGACTATGGTGATTCAAGGTTTGCCTGATTGGGGAGGGAATGATGCAAAACAAGAATAATCCCTTTCCTTTGGCCGGTCTGCTTGATGCCGGAGCCATCACCGGTATTGTGGTGGCCCTGCTCTACACAGCGGGCTGGTCCTATGCCTATCATTATTTTTCTCTTTTTCATATCAGTTTGACCGAACTGGGGATCACCAAGGATACTCTGTTTATTTACAGCCTTTGGGTGCTTACGGACAGCATCCCTGCTCTTGTTTCCTGTTTTGGTACTATCGGGCTTTATTTCCTCCTTCGTTTTGTCTGGCGTAAGAAGGCTGTTGTCGAGCAGGTAGATCCTGCTGAAGGGGAGGGCGATGAACCGGTTCAGGTGGTTAGGCATCCAGTCTGGCTTTGGGTGCTCACTCTGGTGGGCTCGCCGCTCTATCTCCTCTTGTTGTTCATCTTTTTTTATCATCTCGGTTCTAAAGAGGGGTGGGATGATTTTTTTCAGCAGCAGAGAAATGATTTTCCTTCCTATCCACGGGTCAAGGTCTGGCTGAAAGGGGAGCAGAACCTGATGACCGAGGAATGGGCCGGGGGCTGTTATCGCTTGCTGCTGCGCAATAAGACGCAGTTGTATATTTTTCCGGCGGACGGGATCAGTGAGAAAGCGCCGACAGAGGTGATTCCCAACAGTCGGGTGGATGCGTTACGGGTGCTGCCTTTGTATCAGAGTTCGGAGGAGTGTCAGTTATAGGTTTTCATAATGCCCTGAAGGGGCTGTATCTATCAGCTCAGGGTAACACCCTGAGTACAGGATTCCTTCGGGCTGATTGCACGGGTGTTATCCCGTGCTGTGGAATTGCATAACCCCCTTGGGGTATCGATGAGATGCATCTGAAAAATATCTACGCCGAAATCGAACGGGAAAAATGCACCTGCGTTTGCAGATGGAAAATTCGGATTCTCTACCGGAATAAGAGAACATAATCGGCAGGCTAAAAGGTTGCAACGGTGACAAGCCACCCTCTGCCTCCTCCTGGAAATGCTTTTGATAATCACGAGTAAATGGTATGTTATACTCAGAGGGTTGCCCTGAGCTGATATTGAGGACCCTTTCAGGGTTCTTTGGCCTGGAGACCGCCCCGAGGCGACCTAATATACCTGTTTGGGGGACATTCCCGAATATTTCTTTTTTTAAGAAAAAGCATTGAAAATCTATTAATCACCCAGGAGGATATTTATGATAACACACCGTTTTTTCGCGATGATTTCCCTTTGTCCGTTTCGCATGGTACCGCTGCTGGTTGCCTTGCTGCTGACGCTACTCTGTTCCGGGATTGCTCTATCCGGCCCTTTACAACTCCATGCTTCCTTTGATAATATTACGATTTATGCTGAACAGCCAGCACCCCATTATCTGGAAGTCTTGGTGACCGCCTCCCCAGAAGCTGGCACCGTGCGGAAGCGTTTGCCGCTCAATCTTGCCCTGGTCATTGATTCATCAGGTTCCATGCGGGATGAGAACAAGCTCGAATCGGTCAAGCAGGCAGCCCTTGCCTTGATGAATCGTCTCCGACCCGAGGACCGGCTCGCCATCATCAGCTATAACACCGAGGCCAAGGCGGTACTTCCTTTAAGTCCTGTGCGGATGGAACAGGAGGCTCGATGGTTGGTCCAGTCCCTGCGAGCAGATGGCGGTACCAATCTCGGTGCCGGACTCATTGAAGGGTATCATCAACTCCGGGAGTTTGTCGGACCAAAAAGTATCAGTCGGGTGCTCCTGCTCTCCGACGGCAAGGCCAATGTGGGTATCACTTCCTCAGCTGAGCTTTCTCGTATGGTCTTGCAAGAGGCAGATGCCGGGATCTCCCTGAGTAGCTTTGGCGTGGGGCTGGATTTTAATGAGGACCTCTTGGCTGCTCTTTCTGAAAGCGGACGGGGAATGTATTATTTTATCGATCGTCCAGAAAGTATGGAGGCAATCCTGGCCAAGGAATTTAATTCCGTTGAGCGATTGGTTGCAGCGGATATCAAGGCGACCATCACCTTGGCCCCAGACTTGCATATTGAGCAGGTCTTTGCTAATACGTTTGCAGTCAACGGCAATACTGTCTCTGTTCGTTTCGGGGATCTGGCTGTCGGAGAGCGACGACGTATGCAGATCCGTTTTCAGCCCCAGCAGCGCGGGCCGGGAGCGGTTAATAATGCCGCGATGGTCCAGGTCGTGTACATGAGTCCCGGCGGTGACGGATCCGGTTCCCTGTCTCAGAGTATCGGGCTAGCCTATATAAAGAGCCAGCAGGCAATAGCGGGTAACTTGGACAAGGGGATTGCCGAGCGGTCTGCTGTTTTTGAAGCGCATCTTGCCCGCAAGGAAGCAGCTCTGGCTGTTGACCGAGGAGAAACAAAACGCGCTGACAGTATCTTGGATTTGGTCAAGAAGAAAATCGAAGGTCTTGCGGGTTCCAGCAGTCGGGTGCAGCAGGAGGTCTCGGAGATGGAGAGCTATCAGAAGGGTCTTGAGCAGCCCATGCCCGCTCGCGAACGGGCCTTGATGCAGAAGCGGGTCAAGCATAAGAGTCAGGCCATTGAGGGCTGCTGAAGCCGGATTGTTCGTTTTTTTGCCGCAGAAATACGCCCTGATGATCTCTTCACGCAAACATATTTTGCAAGGAATTGCTTGACGACATAAAATATAACAGAATATTTTCAGGGGCACCTTGGAAGGCAGTATACTTCGGCCGGATTGACTCCGGCATTCTTTTGAAGGCCCATCAAAGTAAATTTCGTGTGAGGAAATGTCATGTGGAGAAATATCATTATGATATGCGGCTTGCTCTTGCTTGTCGGGGGGATGTATCTTGCCTACGGCGGGTTGAAAAAATCCGTCCCGGAACGAATGACGGTTGCTGAATTCGCGATAGATGATCGTTCTCCCGGAGCAGTCCTGCTGACCGATGCCAGGTTGAATCTGCTCAAAGCAGTCGTTGTGACGGAAGGGGAAGAGGGGAAGATAAAGAAGCTCTATGTGCCTATTGAATCTATAGAGTTTCTTCAGGAGGACAAGATTGACCTACTCCTTGATACAAATGATGAAAAGCTGCTGCGGATTGCTTCGGAGCTCTATCAGATGAATAAGGAAGAGCAGATGAAGCATGTGGTCTATCATCGTAACACCTTGCTCCATGAAATAGAGCTCTCCGGGATCATGCTTGATAAAGCCTCTATGCGGGCAAGTCGGTTGCGTGAGATCAGTACCGTTGTTCCGGATCTGGCTGATGATTTTTTTGTCCTCCGGCATCATGCAAAGGTTAATTTGATTCGAAGCCTGGTTATCTCGGTGCTCGGTCTCTTTGTCCTTATCTTTGGCTTATTCCGTGATGAAAAAGTCGATCCTTCCCCTGAAATTGATTCCGCTCCAGCCTGATCAAGCTGCTTTAGCAGCGTACGTGCAAGAATATTTCAACTTTGCTCTCCTGTCCGCTTGGGACGGGGGATTATTTTCTGGATTTATATTATTATATTATGAAAGTAGCAATTTTTAGCGATACCCATACCTCACATTGGAAAGTCAAGATCCCTGATGCAGATATACTCATTTTTGCCGGTGATATGACCCATTGCAGAACTGATCGTGAGGTAGCTGATTTTAATGATTTCCTGCGTAGCGTGCCCCATAAGCATAAAGTCGTGGTTGCTGGTAATCACGATCATAGACTTACCGATGATCCAGAAAAGGCCAAATATCTTCTCTCGGCGGCCATATACCTTCAGGATGAAGCTGTTGTCATTGAGGGGATAACCATCTACGGGGCACCTTGGAATCCGCTTTTTAATGATTATGCCTGTGATGCCTTTTCCTTGCCGCGCGGCAAGGTGCTGAAAAAAAAATGGGATATGATCCCATCGGGTATTGATATTTTGGTAACCCATACGCCGCCGTCCGGTATTCTTGACCGCAACGGCCCGGTTTCGCACGGCTGTACGGACTTAGCAGCCGCTGTTGCAACCCTTAAGCCGAAATACCATATTTTTGGTCATATCCATAATCGACACGGCGCGGTCAAGCACGGTGAGACATGGTACATCAATGGCAATGTTCAGGGAAAAAACGGCGTGCTCCGTTCTCCGCTCTTGCTTGATTATAATTCTGGAGAAATTTTGGAGGAAAAAAGAGGAT from Candidatus Electrothrix communis encodes the following:
- a CDS encoding metallophosphatase domain-containing protein, which codes for MKVAIFSDTHTSHWKVKIPDADILIFAGDMTHCRTDREVADFNDFLRSVPHKHKVVVAGNHDHRLTDDPEKAKYLLSAAIYLQDEAVVIEGITIYGAPWNPLFNDYACDAFSLPRGKVLKKKWDMIPSGIDILVTHTPPSGILDRNGPVSHGCTDLAAAVATLKPKYHIFGHIHNRHGAVKHGETWYINGNVQGKNGVLRSPLLLDYNSGEILEEKRG
- a CDS encoding VWA domain-containing protein produces the protein MITHRFFAMISLCPFRMVPLLVALLLTLLCSGIALSGPLQLHASFDNITIYAEQPAPHYLEVLVTASPEAGTVRKRLPLNLALVIDSSGSMRDENKLESVKQAALALMNRLRPEDRLAIISYNTEAKAVLPLSPVRMEQEARWLVQSLRADGGTNLGAGLIEGYHQLREFVGPKSISRVLLLSDGKANVGITSSAELSRMVLQEADAGISLSSFGVGLDFNEDLLAALSESGRGMYYFIDRPESMEAILAKEFNSVERLVAADIKATITLAPDLHIEQVFANTFAVNGNTVSVRFGDLAVGERRRMQIRFQPQQRGPGAVNNAAMVQVVYMSPGGDGSGSLSQSIGLAYIKSQQAIAGNLDKGIAERSAVFEAHLARKEAALAVDRGETKRADSILDLVKKKIEGLAGSSSRVQQEVSEMESYQKGLEQPMPARERALMQKRVKHKSQAIEGC
- a CDS encoding NAD(+)/NADH kinase; translation: MHIRYAGIITRKDSPEVLQVGRELVGWYQKHSIKAELDRIDPEMDMLTILGGDGTLLHVADQAARHGIPVVGINLGNLGFLTEVAAEEMYQALEEILNSGVTIEERMMLRAELLDENGESAGPPMFALNEVVIVKSSTEPMMRLGCWADREYITTYKADGLIISTPTGSTAYNLSAGGPIAHPELRTILVTPICPFMLESRPVLLSPRTRVTAQLAPPSTNVKIMVDGRLGWTMRANDFLSIEAAAKPLLLISSPHKGYFDILRNKLNWGGRDPGYPLPEVMQQVL
- the galU gene encoding UTP--glucose-1-phosphate uridylyltransferase GalU; amino-acid sequence: MKKIRKAVIPVAGLGTRFLPATKAIPKEMLTIVDRPTIQYIVEEVVASGIEEVILITSAGKSAIENHFDYNYELDTILKDKNKHALREELSLTSSLIDIVSVRQKEPLGLGHAIWMARNVVGDEPFLVLLGDDLVRSQTPCCRQMIDLYEKVNESIVAIQRVPMEQTCQYGIVEGEKTDLERTFKVEQMVEKPAPGTSDSDMAIIGRYLLMPEIFEALGKTTPGHGGEIQLTDALQSLADQRGMYAYEFEGKRYDAGDKLGYLKAIIDIAMDHPTLGEPLRNHLQSVCDRKNCPQ
- the priA gene encoding primosomal protein N', which produces MIVYEVAVAAPLFGTLTYAQPIDLPDPLPLGIRVLIPLRNRSITGYILSSSSSPPDLPYQIKPIIERLDLTPLFPEQLIPFFRWIADYYHYPLGEVIQTALPSGLRAGSGHEITLTEAGLQQLPAALHTLKNRAAWMDRLLDKGKLLPGTVKTIRGKSTTQGLLRTWETEGWIDINEVIVGSKVKEKTETVVRLHTALQESLDRYQTEKNENQEETAVTPAVTQEGLKKSEHKTLDLFFRLCKGHPLLPRAELTRQYSGAGKALHSLAETGLVTLEEQRVYRDPFGKVPPFFPKPDTLTTEQDQVIGQIKVALDTGGFQPFLLHGVTGCGKTEVYLRATEHCLACEKTVLILVPEIALSSQLEGHFYSRFGDTLAILHSGISSGERFDQWQRVLQEKVRIVIGARSAVFAPLAKPGLIIVDEEHEPAYKQDDGLRYNGRDMAVLRAKFADCPVLLASATPSVNSFYHAEQEKYRLLTMTRRIHDQIMPEVIVVDLREKQQDRKNAFFSHQLFNALQKNLENRQQSLLFVNRRGYAAFMLCQDCGHIIQCRHCKVSLTHHQGDNRLLCHYCGYSTTPNIVCPDCGSGSVVGLGVGSERIEQEVRRLFPAAGVTRLDSDTTRDRKAYLRILDQVRNHEVDILIGTQMVAKGLHFPAMTLVGIIWADSGLGIPDYKAAERSYQLLAQVTGRAGRGEHSGRVIVQTHQPQHYVIEFARSHAYKELYKQEVAFRDALSYPPFGRLINIRFSGEKEEDVAITARQTADFLRSLKEIAVDIMGPVPAPLSMIKRRFRWQLLLKSREPERLHRLCDLILTEKKHVCRAGVRMGIDVDPENMM
- a CDS encoding transposase, whose amino-acid sequence is MNADSLKTLQQLHIDFDSLPDNGVQDKIMLLINIVEQLAQENQELKETVKLLKDENNRLKGEQGCPIIRPKTQSGDISSESDRKKKKTTKQPKRKKRNLVIHEKKSCPVDKEKLPADAVPKGHDTVVVQDIIIEVKNTAFKREVYYSASENRRIIGALPIEYQGGFGPGIRTLVLCLYNDSNMSQPKIHSLLQTVGVEISPATISRIITDDVTCFHDEKSEIVSAGLQATNYQNADDTSARVNGANFYNHVLCSPYYTAYFTRAKKNRLTLLEIFSEGELTFQLNSQTIELLSDFNLSEKQRQRLTPFLSERIMERSEMDALLSRLFPDPGKQKTNRQRILEACAVTAFRHQGRPFPILICDDAPQFKGITEHLGLCWVHEGRHYKKLQPFMENNREKLAKVLSDFWDYYHCLRSYKEAPSKAEAERLSEQFDTLFLQTTGYDQLDDRLRKTWAKKDNLLLVLQYPHIPLHNNSAELGARVQARKRDVSFQTKNEKGTQAKDTMMTVVETAKKMSVNVFEYIHDRISKKYEMPSLASIISSQSQHTASDPA
- the proC gene encoding pyrroline-5-carboxylate reductase, whose translation is MKETLSVGMIGGGQMGEALIRGMIESGLTKAENITVAEPMVRRREYLGSTYQVKAVETAAEVAEKSRVIILAVKPQIMEPVLRQCCAHLTDDHLLISIAAGIPLSFIEQVAGDKRRIVRVMPNTPALVLAGASAMSGNENIRQEDMEIAQQIFASVGTCIEVPENLLDAVTGLSGSGPGYVFTFLEALIDGGVLAGLPRPIAEQLATQTLYGSAKLAMETREPAAVLKGKVTSPGGTTITGIQVLEEGCMRGTVMTAVEAATERSRALGQ